One Hypomesus transpacificus isolate Combined female chromosome 21, fHypTra1, whole genome shotgun sequence genomic region harbors:
- the LOC124483219 gene encoding TBC1 domain family member 24-like, with product MIHVSRTPECSYCGTMNLDGSSMETAVEQNQSSAAFHRRPRSHSYHSPDNSNNYNLQAEAEENLTRPRSRSFYSFEETDVSSGGIFTRSNALRPRSNSLLHFEATKKEKSPDGALSRLLSKKAKKSKPIKHSSCRDLDGSRGSLKGVPMMTISESDNWEITCCSGMKYGQFVDWEKIDPEAAGRYQKILSVEHQELKTMGRSGFWAMPHTLRAKAYYHIIHGINSRSITSQRDVYQDVSKTLFGEQKMTTHPFPEYMEDGGFPRYCLNKAGLNSVKKILLCIGKYFPDINFCPILPALVSLLLHFSEDEAECFHSICRLISYKDPNKRYIDQTFLTYRASCMTFGDLANKFCRGIRKLIASSHQNLFEFYSDWIMWIFADLPFTYAIRVLDVYLLEGYKVLYRVALALLSLYKVSVSSRVADVEDFRRDMKSFVESVARHCSIEKLLERAFSIPMATRRELNLLFNANKDSLMQKGVSIHQKRQAVQTVDFGNFKSSVVTGTEMRVVWAWIPERFALFEPMRLFSTDEHVRSLSSVYSHVEGHEPAVLLLKTVDEEVCGAFLSTDLLERKRLDSEGLQYFGTGESFVFTLRPGMERYRCALIHIMSRRRPSQEVSSADTPHDPCLSCPFNTPSERSISPKSTKVEGASKFIAGDNEKLVIGGDGGHAIYLHEDLQEGYTERCDTFDNAPLCKGHFKIQSLEVWGIQNSISFSHYFTH from the exons ATGATCCATGTTTCGAGAACACCAGAGTGCTCTTATTGTGGGACCATGAATTTAGATGGATCATCGATGGAAACAGCTGTGGAGCAAAACCAGAGTTCTGCAGCTTTCCATAGGAGACCCAGGTCCCATTCCTACCACAGCCCAGACAACAGCAATAACTACAACCTACAGGCAGAAGCCGAAGAGAATCTCACCAGGCCTCGTTCTAGGTCTTTCTATAGCTTTGAGGAAACGGACGTATCTTCTGGGGGAATCTTTACTAGATCAAACGCCCTGAGACCGAGGTCTAATTCTCTGTTGCATTTTGAGGCTACGAAGAAGGAGAAGAGTCCAGATGGAGCCTTGTCTCGGCTCCTCTCCAAGAAGGCAAAAAAGTCTAAGCCCATCAAGCACTCCTCTTGCAGGGATCTGGATG GCAGTCGGGGAAGTCTGAAGGGTGTCCCCATGATGACCATCTCAGAATCAGACAACTGGGAGATAACCTGTTGCTCAGGGATGAAGTACGGACAGTTTGTGGACTGGGAGAAGATCGACCCAGAGGCAGCTGGGCGCTACCAGAAGATCCTGAGCGTTGAACACCAGGAACTGAAGACCATGGGCAGATCGGGGTTCTGGGCCATGCCTCACACTCTGAGAGCAAAGGCTTACTACCACATCATACATGGCATCAATTCAAGGTCCATCACCTCACAGAGAGATGTTTACCAGGACGTTTCGAAGACGCTTTTTGGGGAGCAGAAGATGACCACACACCCTTTTCCAGAGTACATGGAAGATGGTGGTTTTCCCAG GTATTGCCTCAACAAAGCAGGCCTAAACTCAGTCAAGAAGATCCTCCTCTGCATCGGCAAATATTTCCCCGATATCAACTTCTGCCCAATCCTACccgccctggtctctctcctgctacACTTCAGCGAAGACGAAGCAGAGTGTTTCCACAGCATCTGTCGCCTCATCTCCTACAAAGACCCCAACAAGCGTTACATTGACCAGACCTTCCTCACTTACCGAGCCTCCTGCATGACCTTTGGCGACCTTGCCAACAAGTTCTGTCGTGGCATTCGCAAACTCATCGCTAGTTCCCACCAGAACCTCTTTGAGTTCTACTCTGACTGGATCATGTGGATCTTCGCTGACCTTCCGTTCACCTACGCCATCAGAGTCCTGGATGTTTACCTGCTGGAGGGGTACAAGGTTCTTTACAGGGTGGCTCTGGCCCTACTCAGCTTGTACAAGGTGTCGGTTTCATCGCGTGTGGCGGACGTAGAGGACTTCAGGAGGGACATGAAGAGCTTTGTGGAGAGTGTGGCGCGCCACTGTTCCATAGAGAAGCTTCTGGAAAGGGCCTTCAGCATCCCGATGGCCACCAGGAGGGAGCTCAATCTGCTCTTCAATGCCAACAAAGACTCACTCATGCAAAAGGGTGTCAGCATTCATCAGAAGAG GCAAGCAGTCCAAACGGTGGACTTTGGAAACTTCAAATCAAGTGTCGTGACGGGAACAGAGATGAGAGTTGTCTGGGCCTGGATCCCAGAACGCTTCGCCCTCTTTGAACCTATGAGGCTGTTCAGCACAGATGAACATGTCCGAAGTCTGTCTTC AGTTTACTCCCATGTTGAAGGACATGAGCCAGCTGTACTGCTTCTCAAAACAGTGGATGAAGAG GTGTGTGGTGCTTTCCTGTCGACCGATTTATTAGAGCGAAAAAGACTTGACTCAGAGGGACTTCAATATTTTGGGACTGGAGAAAGTTTTGTCTTTACG CTACGGCCAGGCATGGAGCGTTACCGATGTGCTTTGATCCACATCATGTCCCGGAGGCGTCCCTCTCAGGAGGTCTCCTCCGCTGACACCCCCCATGACCCCTGCCTGTCATGCCCCTTCAACACCCCCTCAGAAAGATCCATCTCGCCCAAGAGTACCAAAGTAGAGGGAGCCTCCAAATTCATTGCAGGAGACAACGAGAAGCTGGTCATTG GAGGCGATGGGGGTCATGCCATCTACCTGCATGAAGATTTGCAAGAGGGTTACACAGAGCGATGTGACACCTTTGATAACGCTCCTCTCTGCAAAGGACATTTCAAGATTCAGTCTTTGGAAGTGTGGGGAATCCAGAACTCTATTTCCTTCTCACACTATTTCACTCATTGA
- the stx8 gene encoding syntaxin-8 isoform X2, which translates to MSQDLWLQNYDATCRLAQEIAENIHERNRQQRTGGNPAKVNMSLRASLQKLKQSISQLRESLLRASSSRRIMQSEADRRQNLVDDLVTREKQLNATFKGDVTEPEPSRGVEGFAVCF; encoded by the exons ATGTCTCAAGATCTCTG GTTACAGAACTATGATGCTACGTGCCGCCTCGCTCAAGAGATTGCAGAGAACATCCACGAGAGAAACCGGCAGCAAAGAACTGGAGGAAACCCTGCCAAG GTCAACATGAGTCTGCGAGCATCGCTACAGAAGCTGAAACAGAGCATCAGCCAGCTCAGAGAGAGCTTGCTCCGGGCCTCGTCTTCCCGACGCAT aATGCAGTCCGAAGCAGATCGAAGGCAGAACCTCGTGGACGACCTGGTCACCAGGGAGAAGCAACTCAACGCCACTTTCAAGGGTGACGTCACAGAACCCGAGCCCTCAAG AGGGGTCGAAGGATTCGCAGTCTGCTTTTGA